Proteins co-encoded in one Odontesthes bonariensis isolate fOdoBon6 chromosome 24, fOdoBon6.hap1, whole genome shotgun sequence genomic window:
- the slc25a47a gene encoding solute carrier family 25 member 47-A, with protein sequence MHIADFVSGSIGGACGVAVGYPLDTVKVRIQTQKQFTGVYQCAAETFSKEGVSGFFKGMSLPMATVSMTSSVVFGTYRNCLQCLKQARGADWGPNTKLEVFLSGMAGGVAQITVMSPGDIVKVRLQCQTESKRGGTTIPKYKGPVHCLMSIVKEEGFLGLYRGALPLMLRDGPSYATYFLTYTTICEWLSGGSMKKADWSGVMLAGGIAGMAGWTVGTPMDVIKARLQMDGARETKRYKGFLHCISETVRVEGAGVFFRSLGINCLRAFPVNMVVFFTYEVLTGFLQAGPERVEPPPLGFE encoded by the exons ATGCATATCGCTGATTTTGTGTCCGGATCAATTGGAG ggGCATGTGGAGTTGCGGTGGGCTACCCCCTGGACACCGTGAAG GTCCGGATCCAAACTCAGAAACAGTTCACGGGAGTGTATCAATGTGCAGCGGAGACCTTTTCGAAAGAAGGG GTGAGTGGCTTCTTCAAAGGCATGTCCTTACCCATGGCCACGGTCTCTATGACCTCCTCAGTGGTGTTTGGCACCTACAGGAACTGCCTGCAGTGTCTGAAGCAGGCGAGAGGAGCCGACTGGGGTCCAAACACCAAACTAGAAGTCTTCCTGTCTGGAATGGCTGGTGGTGTAGCTCAG ATAACGGTGATGTCGCCTGGTGATATAGTGAAGGTCCGTCTGCAGTGTCAGACAGAGTCCAAGCGAGGAGGAACCACGATACCAAAGTACAAGGGTCCCGTTCACTGTCTGATGAGCATCGTCAAAGAGGAGGGGTTCCTTGGGCTCTACAGAGGAGCTCTGCCGCTCATGCTGAGAGACGGGCCGTCGTATGCCACGTACTTTTTGACTTACACAACTATCTGCGAATGGTTGTCGGGCGGCAGCATGAAAAAAGCTG ATTGGAGTGGTGTGATGCTGGCTGGCGGAATAGCCGGAATGGCAGGTTGGACTGTCGGGACGCCCATGGACGTGATCAAAGCCCGCCTGCAGATGGACGGAGCTCGGGAGACGAAGCGGTATAAGGGCTTCCTCCACTGCATCTCTGAGACTGTGAGAGTGGAGGGAGCCGGGGTCTTCTTCAGGAGCTTGGGCATCAACTGTCTGCGTGCATTCCCAGTAAACATGGTGGTCTTCTTCACGTACGAGGTTCTCACCGGTTTTCTCCAAGCTGGACCTGAGAGAGTTGAGCCGCCTCCTTTGGGGTTTGAGTAG
- the LOC142375385 gene encoding uncharacterized protein LOC142375385, which yields MPGTVRFVMKLLLLSLIRTGVNGEDSLILTYPCGKDFCYNVWHLSAIANSEIAIVCNGEIQTSAAQLDDSKCTYQIEDLTKEDVRHHRCQPSPVSKAAATFILTPGKTLTLQCVLFTYFEQDHCYTPMQQEITLMWVDETGAQIHADSQHQIQQRSPCEVTLTLALQSPGRKKFRCQATVGEQSQSSAAVWVRVPGLTGSGRGFFVNPEKEHQGGNSDIIGGAVGVVGCVVLTALIAAFAVNRRRAGRQLPHEPCNTIDTNHVMYADDVIYADIILPVSSEAVQVQECETTEYACIRYK from the exons ATGCCTGGAACCGTTCGCTTTGTGatgaagctgctgctgttgtctTTGATCAGAACAG GTGTAAATGGAGAAGATAGTCTGATATTAACATATCCGTGTGGTAAAGATTTCTGCTATAATGTATGGCATTTGAGCGCAATCGCAAATAGTGAAATTGCTATAGTCTGCAATGGGGAGATCCAGACATCTGCAGCACAGCTTGATGACTCAAAGTGCACCTACCAAATCGAGGATCTCACAAAGGAGGATGTCAGACATCATCGCTGCCAACCGAGCCCAG TTTCTAAAGCTGCTGCAACGTTCATCCTGACACCAGGCAAAACGTTGACGCTGCAGTGTGTCCTCTTCACCTACTTCGAGCAGGATCACTgctacacaccgatgcaacaagAGATCACTCTGATGTGGGTGGATGAAACTGGTGCTCAGATACACGCGGACTCTCAACACCAGATCCAGCAGCGGTCTCCTTGTGAGGTCACGCTGACTTTGGCTCTTCAAAGTCCTGGAAGGAAGAAGTTTAGGTGCCAGGCGACAGTGGGCGAACAAAGCCAGAGTTCGGCGGCGGTGTGGGTCAGAGTGCCAG GGCTCACAGGGAGCGGAAGAGGCTTTTTTGTCAATCCAGAAAAAGAACATCAAG gTGGCAACAGCGACATAATTGGGGGTGCCGTGGGCGTTGTGGGATGTGTTGTGTTGACAGCTCTGATTGCAGCATTTGCTGTAAACAGAAGAAGAGCCG gCCGCCAGCTGCCGCATGAGCCATGTAACACGATCGATACCAACCAC GTCATGTATGCAGATGATGTGATCTACGCTGATATTATTCTCCCCGTCAGCTCTGAAGCAGTCCAGGTCCAGGAGTGTGAAACCACAGAATATGCATGTATCAGATACAAATAG
- the vrtn gene encoding vertnin gives MIQRKETVLSVLRELQEATESSGLDAVTRVAHEVEQVLAPFQLPKAPCQDFARWASLDDTARGLYPADAPGGLLPLKCNGEGNLLFDAVSMLLVGNTGLSLELQVRTVVEMVLWKRYYLSGMIDSKMMLQAVRFSLCAEESEDMLNLPVTVLEAIFDADVNASCFPGSFANMWHLYALSSVLQFNIYSIYPMFNLKIRPYFNRLIRPRTWPEDSEPQTIHVMWSGELQSELLFRPNYFVALVQTGVHTFGSPDGEQRASQLKSQEELNQDAQLSYPSLKDKYNITKRTFYRWKRQTQEHCKKSAARYEAKYFLQACYLEGRLIPLHQFKQFFPEISRSSYYNWKHELIKSGGNLSTSSSAGEISPGESTEQEAWSSPEAEHDESDHHDSVAGMFGLSLSRLDVERAQNVAHMQEAKRCLQQCIAANTSFPFRIFKRNFPGISRSTYYNWRREAMLFNRGYKGNLGSSEDSSDADKSQSPKSRSVLPQAVVPRTRICRQKHRSFRLAYLSKKQLREAAKLHVQKSRWSLIKFKLKFPSMSSCLYWLWRSSHDLKMKMKKKKKEEEEEEEEEEKMITQSAQVNVPESLESTVTENKTVEIQNEPPFVKTPENLNGSTVHSFDAPHSKHTFHRKAPINEQMFAMDVVALANFKAKAKLFLQQRFEEKSFPTFKEFRSYFPFTARSTYYMWKRALHHGVSLVHG, from the exons ATGATCCAGAGGAAGGAAACCGTTCTGTCCGTCCTGCGGGAGCTTCAGGAGGCCACTGAGAGCTCTGGCCTGGATGCTGTGACCAGAGTGGCCCACGAAGTCGAGCAGGTCCTCGCTCCCTTCCAGCTTCCCAAAGCCCCCTGTCAGGATTTCGCCAGGTGGGCTAGTCTGGACGACACAGCTCGTGGTTTATACCCAGCTGACGCACCTGGAGGACTCCTGCCTCTGAAGTGTAACGGAGAAGGCAACTTGCTGTTTGATGCCGTGAGCATGCTGCTTGTGGGGAACACCGGACTTAGCTTGGAGCTCCAG GTACGAACCGTAGTGGAAATGGTGCTGTGGAAGAGGTATTACTTGTCTGGGATGATTGATTCTAAAATGATGCTCCAGGCTGTTCGCTTCAGTTTGTGCGCAGAAGAGTCTGAGGATATGCTCAACCTACCTGTAACGGTCTTGGAGGCCATCTTCGACGCAGATGTTAACGCTTCATGCTTCCCCGGCTCCTTCGCTAACATGTGGCATTTGTATGCCCTATCATCAGTCCTTCAGTTCAACATCTACTCCATCTACCCCATGTTCAACCTCAAGATCAGACCCTATTTCAACCGACTCATACGCCCCAGGACCTGGCCCGAAGACTCCGAGCCGCAAACCATACACGTAATGTGGTCCGGGGAGCTGCAGTCTGAGCTACTGTTCAGGCCGAACTATTTTGTCGCCCTTGTTCAGACAGGTGTGCACACTTTTGGAAGCCCTGATGGTGAGCAGAGGGCGTCCCAACTCAAAAGCCAGGAAGAGCTGAACCAGGATGCGCAGCTTTCTTACCCAAGTCTGAAGGACAAGTACAACATCACCAAGAGAACCTTCTACCGCTGGAAGAGGCAGACGCAGGAACACTGCAAAAAGTCTGCAGCAAGATATGAGGCTAAGTATTTCCTGCAGGCTTGCTACTTGGAGGGCAGACTCATCCCATTGCACCAGTTTAAACAGTTCTTTCCTGAGATCTCGAGGTCATCGTACTATAACTGGAAACATGAGCTCATCAAATCCGGAGGAAACCTCTCCACCTCATCTTCAGCTGGAGAGATTAGTCCTGGGGAGAGCACGGAGCAGGAGGCCTGGTCATCTCCAGAAGCAGAGCACGATGAGTCGGACCACCATGACAGCGTGGCCGGCATGTTCGGCCTCAGCCTCAGCCGGCTTGATGTGGAGCGGGCTCAGAATGTAGCACACATGCAGGAAGCTAAGcgctgtctgcagcagtgcattGCCGCAAACACCTCCTTCCCCTTTAGGATTTTCAAGAGAAACTTCCCAGGAATCTCAAGATCAACCTACTATAACTGGAGGAGGGAAGCCATGCTCTTTAACAGGGGCTACAAAGGCAATCTGGGCAGCAGCGAAGACAGCTCAGATGCTGACAAGAGCCAAAGCCCAAAAAGTCGGTCGGTGTTGCCTCAGGCCGTCGTGCCGAGAACCAGAATCTGCAGGCAAAAACACAGAAGTTTCAGGCTTGCCTACTTAAGTAAAAAACAGCTCAGAGAAGCTGCAAAGTTGCATGTCCAGAAGTCCAGATGGTCCTTGATAAAGTTCAAGCTCAAGTTCCCATCCATGTCCTCTTGCCTTTATTGGCTCTGGCGGAGCAGCCACGACCttaagatgaagatgaagaagaagaaaaaggaggaggaggaggaggaggaagaggaggagaagatgaTCACCCAGAGTGCACAGGTCAACGTCCCAGAGAGTCTGGAGAGTACAGTAACAGAAAACAAGACGGTGGAGATTCAGAATGAGCCCCCATTTGTTAAGACCCCTGAGAATCTGAACGGTTCCACCGTACATTCATTTGATGCCCCACACTCTAAGCACACCTTTCACAGAAAGGCCCCCATAAATGAGCAGATGTTTGCCATGGATGTTGTGGCTCTGGCCAACTTTAAGGCCAAGGCTAAGCTCTTCCTGCAGCAACGCTTCGAGGAGAAATCCTTCCCTACGTTTAAAGAATTCCGGTCTTACTTTCCATTCACTGCACGCTCTACATACTACATGTGGAAGCGAGCTTTGCACCACGGGGTGTCGCTGGTTCACGGGTGA
- the LOC142374794 gene encoding mitochondrial basic amino acids transporter-like has product MDFVAGCIGGAAGVLVGHPFDTVKVRLQVQSVDKPLYRGTYHCFQSIIRQESVFGLYKGIGSPMMGLTFINAIVFGVQGNAMRLLGHDTPTNQFAAGAAAGAIQCVICCPMELAKTRMQMQGTGEKKSSRKMYKNSLDCLVRIYKREGLSGVNRGMVTTFIRETPGFGVYFLAYDVLTRSIGCEPDDRYMIPKLLFSGGMAGIASWISTYPVDVIKSRLQADGVGGVNQYSSIADCVRQSIRREGYMVFTRGLTSTLLRAFPVNATTFATVTLVLMYARGVEVGPKDCESAQTSHHTPMQQQAQPSSL; this is encoded by the exons ATGGACTTCGTTGCTGGATGCATCGGAG GTGCTGCTGGAGTGTTGGTGGGACACCCATTTGACACGGTGAAG gTCAGACTGCAGGTCCAGAGTGTTGATAAGCCTCTGTATCGGGGGACCTATCACTGCTTCCAGTCCATTATACGACAGGAGTCG GTCTTTGGTTTATATAAAGGCATCGGCTCCCCCATGATGGGCCTTACATTCATCAACGCCATCGTGTTCGGTGTCCAGGGAAACGCGATGCGGCTGCTGGGGCATGACACCCCCACCAACCAGTTTGCTGCCGGTGCAGCTGCAGGAGCCATCCAGTGCGTCATCTGCTGCCCCATGGAGCTGGCCAAAACCCGCATGCAAATGCAGGGCACAGGAGAGAAGAAGTCTTCTCGGAAGATGTATAAAAACTCTTTGGACTGTTTGGTGCGCATCTACAAGCGGGAGGGTCTGTCGGGTGTAAACAGAGGGATGGTTACTACATTTATCCGCGAGACGCCGGGCTTCGGAGTGTATTTCTTGGCCTATGATGTGCTGACGCGCAGCATTGGCTGCGAGCCGGACGACCGATACATGATCCCCAAACTGCTGTTTAGTGGAGGCATGGCCGGAATCGCCTCCTGGATCTCCACCTATCCCGTGGACGTAATCAAATCCCGGCTCCAAGCAGACGGGGTGGGCGGAGTCAACCAGTACAGCAGCATCGCTGACTGCGTGCGGCAGAGCATCAGGAGAGAAGGCTACATGGTGTTCACACGAGGCCTCACCTCCACGCTGCTTCGAGCCTTCCCTGTGAATGCAACGACCTTCGCCACCGTCACCCTGGTCCTCATGTACGCACGGGGCGTGGAGGTAGGACCCAAAGACTGCGAGTCGGCCCAGACGAGCCACCACACTCCGATGCAGCAGCAGGCACAGCCCTCGAGCCTGTGA